The following coding sequences lie in one Synechococcus sp. CC9902 genomic window:
- a CDS encoding shikimate dehydrogenase encodes MINGDTGLVGLLGNPVRHSLSPAMHNAALQALQLNWSYLALPCASENLKEVLQGLRAVNCRGLNVTIPHKQDVAELCQELSPLAKRLGAVNTLIPLDSGGWHGTNTDVEGFLTPLGEQSSWQNCHGAIIGCGGSARAIAAGLQSLRLSSITVIGRRQEALDAFIADLQRKDAPLTACLQSSPDLASLMKRADLVVNTTPVGMAQHGDAQAFPLGEAIWSHLQESAMLYDLVYTPRPTAWLRWGQSRGHRCIDGLEMLVQQGAASLRLWSDRNDVPVETMRRAAEAALNP; translated from the coding sequence ATGATCAACGGCGATACAGGCCTAGTAGGACTGCTTGGCAACCCTGTGCGGCACTCCCTATCGCCGGCTATGCACAACGCCGCACTCCAGGCCTTGCAACTGAATTGGAGCTACCTCGCCCTCCCCTGCGCAAGCGAAAATCTCAAGGAAGTCCTTCAAGGTCTGCGGGCCGTGAATTGCCGCGGCCTCAACGTGACCATTCCGCACAAACAAGATGTGGCCGAGCTGTGCCAGGAGCTCAGCCCCCTCGCAAAACGGCTTGGCGCCGTAAACACCCTGATCCCACTCGACTCCGGCGGCTGGCACGGCACCAACACCGATGTGGAAGGTTTCCTAACCCCGTTGGGTGAACAATCCAGTTGGCAGAATTGCCATGGGGCGATCATCGGCTGCGGTGGCTCCGCCCGTGCGATTGCAGCAGGACTACAGAGCCTGAGACTGTCCTCCATCACGGTGATTGGTCGCCGCCAAGAGGCCCTCGATGCATTCATTGCAGATCTTCAACGCAAAGACGCACCACTCACCGCGTGTCTTCAGTCCTCCCCAGACCTTGCTTCGCTCATGAAGCGGGCAGATTTAGTGGTGAACACCACCCCCGTCGGCATGGCACAACATGGGGATGCCCAAGCCTTCCCCCTTGGTGAAGCGATCTGGAGCCACTTGCAAGAATCCGCAATGCTCTACGACTTGGTCTACACACCGCGCCCCACTGCTTGGCTTCGTTGGGGACAATCCCGAGGCCACCGATGCATCGATGGGCTGGAAATGCTGGTGCAGCAAGGTGCTGCATCACTTCGCCTGTGGAGTGATCGCAACGATGTTCCAGTCGAGACCATGCGACGTGCTGCCGAAGCTGCCCTGAACCCCTAG
- a CDS encoding Tic20 family protein, which translates to MEIPLWQRCVAPLIYLLPWGDAVPFGLGMDGLFNQIPLLRLLIVPAIPFIQLQRVVPFGGLLLFFVLFLGVVRNPNVPYFLRFNALQALLTDIVVIVLSFAFSILLRPIGGDTLLVGTLSSTVVIAVLAILVFAIVECLRGREPDLPGLSQAVRMQLY; encoded by the coding sequence TTGGAGATACCCCTCTGGCAGCGATGCGTCGCCCCATTGATCTACCTGCTGCCGTGGGGTGATGCAGTGCCATTCGGCCTTGGCATGGATGGGCTCTTCAACCAAATTCCGCTCTTGCGATTGCTGATCGTTCCTGCGATTCCGTTTATTCAGTTGCAACGGGTTGTGCCGTTTGGCGGTCTGTTGCTCTTTTTCGTCTTGTTTCTGGGTGTTGTTCGCAATCCCAACGTGCCTTACTTCCTGCGTTTCAACGCTCTCCAAGCTCTACTCACCGACATCGTGGTGATAGTTCTGAGCTTCGCCTTCAGCATTTTATTAAGGCCCATTGGTGGAGACACTTTGCTTGTGGGAACCCTCTCCAGCACAGTCGTCATTGCAGTCCTGGCCATCTTGGTGTTCGCGATCGTCGAATGCCTTCGGGGGCGTGAGCCCGATTTGCCAGGGCTCAGCCAAGCCGTGCGCATGCAGCTCTATTGA
- the rpsF gene encoding 30S ribosomal protein S6, with protein sequence MTLDPYYETMYILRPDIPEEEVESHVTKYRDMIVEAGAEVLDNQMRGKRRLAYPIAKHKEGIYVQLSHNGDGQQVEVLEKAMRISEDVIRYLTVKQEGPLPAPRVVPGTEAPEPAQAAETPEPEAS encoded by the coding sequence ATGACGCTCGATCCGTATTACGAGACCATGTACATCCTTCGTCCGGACATCCCGGAGGAGGAAGTTGAAAGCCACGTCACCAAATACCGCGACATGATCGTGGAAGCGGGTGCCGAGGTTCTCGACAACCAGATGCGAGGCAAGCGACGACTCGCTTATCCGATCGCTAAGCACAAGGAAGGCATCTACGTCCAACTCAGCCATAACGGCGATGGGCAGCAGGTTGAGGTGCTGGAAAAAGCAATGCGGATTAGCGAAGACGTGATTCGCTACCTCACCGTGAAGCAAGAGGGTCCTTTACCTGCTCCTCGGGTGGTTCCCGGTACAGAAGCTCCTGAACCAGCCCAGGCAGCAGAAACCCCAGAACCAGAAGCCTCCTGA
- a CDS encoding argininosuccinate synthase — MGRAKKVVLAYSGGVDTSVCIPYLKQEWGVEEVITFAADLGQGDELEPIRQKALDAGASQSLVGDLIQPFIEDFAFPAIRANALYEGRYPLSTALARPLIAKRLVEVAREVGADAVAHGCTGKGNDQVRFDVAIASLAPDLKVLTPAREWGMSREETIAYGERFGMPSPVSKKSPYSIDLNLLGRSIEAGPLEDPMVAPPEEVFAMTRSITDAPDAFEEIEIRFESGNPVAINGQSLDPVAMIREANRLAGTHGIGRLDMIENRVVGIKSREIYETPGLLLLIQAHQELESLTLAADVLRSKRQLEMQWSDLVYQGLWFGPLKEALDGFMDRTQEHVNGVVRLRLHKGNATVIGRGSSDSSLYVPEMASYGSEDQFDHRAAEGFIYVWGLPIRLWAASKRSSR; from the coding sequence ATGGGCCGCGCGAAAAAGGTTGTGCTCGCCTACTCCGGTGGGGTTGATACCAGCGTCTGCATTCCTTACCTCAAGCAGGAATGGGGAGTGGAAGAGGTCATTACCTTTGCGGCGGATCTGGGCCAAGGGGATGAATTAGAGCCCATTCGTCAGAAGGCTCTTGACGCTGGGGCTAGTCAGTCTCTTGTCGGAGATCTCATTCAGCCTTTCATCGAAGACTTCGCGTTCCCAGCGATTCGAGCGAATGCCCTTTACGAAGGTCGTTATCCCTTATCCACTGCTTTGGCTCGCCCTTTGATTGCCAAACGACTGGTGGAGGTTGCCCGCGAGGTGGGTGCTGACGCCGTAGCCCATGGCTGTACAGGAAAAGGCAACGACCAGGTGCGTTTCGATGTGGCGATCGCCTCCCTAGCTCCAGACCTCAAAGTGTTAACTCCCGCGAGGGAATGGGGAATGAGCCGAGAAGAAACGATCGCCTATGGCGAGCGTTTTGGCATGCCATCGCCGGTGAGCAAAAAATCGCCTTACTCGATTGATTTGAATTTGTTGGGGCGCAGTATTGAGGCGGGTCCTCTGGAAGATCCGATGGTGGCGCCTCCGGAAGAGGTGTTCGCGATGACCCGCTCGATTACGGATGCACCTGATGCATTTGAGGAGATCGAGATCAGGTTTGAAAGCGGTAATCCCGTCGCCATCAATGGCCAGAGCTTGGATCCTGTCGCCATGATTCGTGAGGCCAATCGTTTGGCCGGGACCCACGGGATTGGTCGTCTCGACATGATTGAGAACCGTGTGGTGGGAATTAAATCAAGGGAGATCTACGAAACCCCGGGTCTGTTGTTGTTAATCCAGGCGCACCAAGAACTCGAGAGTCTCACCCTCGCGGCGGATGTTCTTCGCAGCAAACGCCAACTGGAGATGCAGTGGTCCGATTTGGTGTATCAGGGTCTTTGGTTTGGCCCTCTTAAAGAGGCCTTGGATGGCTTCATGGATCGCACGCAAGAGCATGTCAATGGCGTTGTGCGTTTAAGGCTGCATAAAGGCAACGCAACCGTGATTGGTCGAGGTTCCAGCGATAGCAGCTTGTACGTGCCTGAAATGGCCTCCTACGGCAGTGAAGATCAATTTGATCATCGGGCTGCAGAGGGATTCATTTATGTCTGGGGATTGCCGATTCGTCTTTGGGCAGCATCGAAACGTTCGTCACGCTGA
- a CDS encoding DUF3134 domain-containing protein, with amino-acid sequence MGALVDTNALDNVNPSLTRYGRKDPAPVLPLREEPDLLSWLETSGRLVADEESGSPEVSTVEEEELSALMGEKEDYNNADEQNEEQWES; translated from the coding sequence ATGGGTGCTCTGGTTGATACAAACGCGTTAGACAACGTCAACCCATCCCTCACCCGTTACGGACGGAAAGACCCAGCACCGGTCTTGCCCTTGCGTGAAGAACCAGATTTGTTGTCTTGGTTGGAAACCAGTGGACGTCTCGTCGCAGACGAGGAATCTGGCTCGCCTGAAGTAAGCACCGTGGAGGAAGAAGAACTCTCGGCATTGATGGGAGAAAAAGAGGATTACAACAATGCCGACGAACAAAACGAAGAGCAGTGGGAGTCCTGA
- the mraY gene encoding phospho-N-acetylmuramoyl-pentapeptide-transferase yields MTTTETTAQPWWGKGSVSATLLILFVFAASLAADKWVSNSQLTLPLLLAAVVSMAVAGLGIPRLKALKMGQVIREEGPSGHQSKSGTPTMGGLLVVPVGVILGSWITREPEASQQLLAVSGVTLAYMLIGGFDDWRSLTRRTNTGLTPRGKLLLQTTAAFVFLAIAAWQGWINSSVALPFGQSLPLGLLIWPLGLFVFLAESNATNLTDGLDGLASGCGALVFTGLALQLMLRGNHGDPALAGYCMTMAGTWLGFLVFNRHPARVFMGDTGSLAMGAALTAIALLSNSLWPLLVMGGVFLAESLSVIIQVWVFKATKGADGQGRRVFRMAPLHHHFELGGTSERTLVPCFWTATAALVVLGLLLRPFG; encoded by the coding sequence GTGACAACCACGGAGACGACTGCTCAACCCTGGTGGGGGAAAGGTTCTGTCAGTGCAACCCTGCTCATCCTGTTTGTCTTCGCTGCAAGTCTTGCTGCGGATAAGTGGGTCAGTAATTCTCAACTCACGCTGCCCCTGCTGCTAGCAGCGGTGGTTTCGATGGCCGTAGCTGGGTTGGGGATTCCCCGTCTCAAAGCTCTGAAAATGGGGCAGGTGATTCGAGAAGAGGGGCCCAGCGGGCATCAAAGTAAATCGGGTACGCCAACAATGGGCGGCCTCTTGGTGGTTCCCGTTGGGGTGATTCTTGGCAGCTGGATCACGCGGGAACCGGAAGCCTCACAACAGCTCCTGGCAGTTTCGGGTGTAACCCTGGCTTACATGCTGATCGGTGGATTTGACGATTGGCGCAGCCTCACACGAAGAACCAATACCGGTCTCACTCCACGGGGCAAGTTATTACTGCAAACAACAGCAGCCTTCGTTTTTCTAGCGATCGCCGCCTGGCAAGGATGGATTAACAGCAGTGTGGCGTTGCCATTCGGCCAAAGCCTGCCCCTGGGCTTGTTGATCTGGCCCCTGGGCTTATTTGTCTTTCTCGCGGAAAGCAACGCCACCAATCTCACCGATGGCCTGGATGGCTTGGCATCTGGCTGCGGGGCACTCGTCTTCACTGGGCTAGCGCTTCAACTGATGTTGCGCGGCAACCATGGCGACCCTGCCCTCGCTGGCTATTGCATGACGATGGCCGGCACTTGGCTGGGGTTTTTGGTGTTTAACCGCCACCCAGCGCGTGTCTTTATGGGCGACACAGGTTCCCTCGCGATGGGTGCTGCCCTCACCGCAATCGCCCTACTGTCCAACAGCCTTTGGCCACTACTTGTGATGGGGGGCGTCTTCCTAGCGGAATCGTTGTCCGTCATCATTCAGGTCTGGGTGTTCAAAGCCACCAAAGGAGCGGATGGGCAAGGACGCCGGGTCTTTCGCATGGCCCCGCTACATCACCACTTCGAACTTGGCGGCACAAGCGAACGCACTCTGGTGCCATGCTTCTGGACGGCCACTGCCGCTCTCGTAGTGCTAGGGCTGTTATTGCGACCCTTTGGCTGA
- the purT gene encoding formate-dependent phosphoribosylglycinamide formyltransferase produces MTAFPRTVMLLGSGELGKEVAIAAQRLGCRVIACDRYANAPAMQVADTAEVFQMTDATALKEVVQRHRPDVVIPEIEALAVEALAELEQDGITVIPTARATAFTMNRDQIRDLASGELGLHTARFAYASNAAELKKVAAPLGWPVVVKPVMSSSGKGQSVVQTPEQLDQAWEAAMANARGTSNQVIVEEFLEFDLEITLLTIRQRNGETLFCPPIGHEQERGDYQCSWQPAQMSDAQLQQAQTMARTVTDNLGGAGLFGVEFFLCGNEVIFSELSPRPHDTGLVTLISQNLSEFELHLRAVLNLPIPQLTTAPAAASRVILADRELKTVAYEGLEQALREAGTQVLLFGKPNARPNRRMGVALARGEDLSEVRAKADRAAACIQVLDGSARR; encoded by the coding sequence ATGACTGCGTTTCCTCGGACCGTAATGCTCCTCGGCAGTGGCGAACTGGGCAAAGAGGTGGCGATCGCTGCCCAAAGACTTGGCTGCAGAGTTATCGCCTGTGATCGGTACGCCAATGCACCGGCCATGCAGGTTGCCGACACGGCAGAAGTGTTCCAAATGACCGATGCCACGGCTCTCAAGGAGGTGGTTCAACGCCATCGGCCCGATGTGGTGATTCCGGAAATTGAGGCCCTCGCTGTTGAAGCACTCGCGGAACTAGAGCAAGACGGCATCACGGTGATTCCCACAGCGCGTGCCACGGCATTCACGATGAACCGTGATCAAATCCGCGATCTGGCTTCTGGAGAGTTGGGCCTACACACAGCTCGCTTTGCCTATGCCTCAAATGCCGCAGAACTGAAAAAGGTTGCAGCACCCTTGGGCTGGCCTGTTGTGGTTAAGCCTGTGATGAGCTCCTCTGGCAAAGGCCAGAGCGTTGTTCAAACCCCAGAGCAGCTGGATCAAGCCTGGGAGGCAGCAATGGCCAATGCCCGTGGCACATCGAACCAAGTGATTGTGGAGGAATTTCTTGAATTTGATCTTGAAATCACCCTGCTCACCATTCGGCAACGCAACGGCGAAACGCTCTTTTGTCCGCCGATTGGCCATGAACAAGAACGGGGGGATTACCAGTGCAGCTGGCAACCAGCACAGATGTCTGATGCCCAGCTCCAACAGGCCCAAACCATGGCCCGCACGGTGACCGACAACCTCGGGGGAGCAGGATTATTTGGCGTTGAATTCTTCCTCTGCGGCAACGAGGTGATCTTTTCAGAATTGTCACCAAGGCCCCACGACACGGGTTTGGTGACCTTGATCAGCCAAAACCTCAGCGAATTTGAACTGCACCTCCGGGCAGTGCTCAATTTGCCGATTCCTCAGCTAACGACAGCACCCGCAGCAGCGAGCCGCGTGATCTTGGCCGACCGTGAACTCAAAACAGTGGCGTACGAAGGCCTGGAACAAGCTTTGCGTGAAGCGGGAACACAGGTGCTGCTTTTTGGTAAACCCAATGCACGTCCAAACCGTCGGATGGGGGTTGCACTCGCACGTGGGGAAGATCTCAGCGAAGTACGGGCCAAAGCGGATCGCGCAGCAGCCTGTATTCAGGTTTTAGACGGCTCAGCGCGTCGATAA
- a CDS encoding HAD family hydrolase produces the protein MGLRLLHLHLHGLFRSEDLELGRDSDTGGQTLYVLELARSLALRPEVDRVDVVTRQIFDRRVSPDYARSEEQICPGARILRFPFGPKRYVRKELLWPHLEQLADQLVSRLSQPGEAVDWIHAHYADAGLVGALVSQRTGIPLVFTGHSLGREKQRRLLESGLDWSQIEQTYAISRRIDAEERALAQADLVVTSTHQEVDHQYARYGHFQAEQAAVVPPGVDATRFYPNASPQELAEIQPMVQPFLREPDRSPLLAISRAVRRKNIPALVEAYGRSPVLRNRHNLVLVLGCREDSRQLEKQQRDVFQQVFDLVDRFDLYGKVAYPKQHSRAQIPALYRWASCRGGLFVNPALTEPFGLTLLEAAACGLPMVATDDGGPRDIKARCENGLLVDVTDPGALQEALEMAGSDLLRWRRWSDNGVEAVSRHFSWDAHVCRYLALMQQRTGRSLVSAQTTTAPRPTAVRSRMLVLDLDSSLDLPAVGPLNDLRERLREDALAQSNGLVILSGRSLGLARQRYAELHLPEPDVWITRAGTELHHGPGLELDQAWTQRINQCWSRHAVLKAMEDLQDHITLQDSDHQGAYKVSYLLKEADPGLLSLARQRLRRDGLQAQPHVRCHWFLDVLPQRASRSEAIRFLAMSWGLSLEQVMVVASQQGDAELMDGLPATVVPADHDRSLQVPHHQPRVYVSNRSNVAAVLDGLSHYHFLSTR, from the coding sequence ATGGGTCTTCGTTTGTTGCATCTGCACTTGCATGGCTTATTTCGTTCTGAGGATTTAGAGCTTGGCCGCGATTCCGATACCGGCGGTCAAACCCTCTATGTGCTGGAACTTGCGCGAAGTTTGGCTCTGCGCCCCGAGGTTGATCGCGTTGATGTTGTGACGCGGCAAATTTTTGATCGCCGTGTTTCGCCGGATTACGCACGTTCTGAGGAACAGATTTGCCCAGGGGCTCGGATCCTCCGCTTTCCCTTTGGACCCAAGCGTTATGTCCGAAAAGAATTGCTTTGGCCGCATCTTGAGCAATTGGCCGATCAACTGGTCTCCCGCCTGAGCCAACCAGGGGAGGCTGTGGATTGGATCCATGCGCATTACGCCGATGCCGGTCTCGTTGGTGCATTGGTGAGTCAGAGGACCGGGATTCCTTTGGTATTTACCGGTCATTCCTTGGGCCGCGAGAAACAGCGACGTTTGCTCGAAAGTGGCTTGGATTGGTCGCAGATCGAGCAGACCTATGCGATCAGTCGACGCATTGATGCTGAAGAACGGGCTCTGGCTCAGGCTGACCTTGTGGTGACCAGTACACACCAAGAAGTTGATCATCAATACGCCCGTTATGGCCACTTTCAAGCCGAGCAGGCTGCGGTGGTTCCCCCTGGTGTTGATGCGACACGTTTTTATCCCAACGCTTCTCCTCAGGAGTTGGCTGAGATTCAGCCAATGGTTCAGCCATTTTTACGGGAGCCAGATCGTTCCCCTTTGCTTGCGATTTCGCGGGCAGTGCGACGTAAAAACATCCCTGCCCTTGTGGAGGCCTATGGCCGTTCGCCAGTGCTGCGCAATCGGCATAATTTGGTGCTCGTCTTGGGATGTCGAGAAGATTCGCGTCAGCTCGAGAAGCAACAGCGTGATGTGTTTCAGCAGGTGTTCGACCTCGTGGATCGGTTTGATCTGTACGGGAAGGTTGCTTACCCGAAGCAGCACAGCCGCGCTCAGATTCCTGCCTTGTATCGGTGGGCGTCGTGTCGAGGCGGCTTGTTTGTCAACCCTGCTTTAACTGAACCCTTTGGTCTCACGTTGCTGGAGGCCGCGGCCTGTGGTTTGCCGATGGTGGCTACGGATGATGGAGGTCCTCGCGATATCAAGGCACGTTGTGAGAACGGTCTGTTGGTGGATGTGACGGATCCGGGTGCACTTCAGGAAGCCTTGGAGATGGCTGGAAGTGATCTTCTGCGCTGGCGCCGTTGGAGCGATAACGGTGTGGAGGCCGTGAGTCGTCACTTCAGTTGGGATGCGCATGTGTGCCGCTATTTGGCGTTAATGCAGCAGAGGACGGGTCGTTCTTTGGTTTCTGCGCAGACAACTACAGCACCTCGACCGACAGCGGTTCGTTCAAGGATGTTGGTGCTCGACTTGGACAGCAGCCTTGATTTGCCTGCCGTTGGCCCCCTAAACGATTTACGTGAGCGGTTGCGTGAGGATGCGTTGGCTCAATCCAATGGTCTTGTCATCCTCAGTGGTCGTTCCTTGGGGCTGGCACGGCAGCGTTATGCCGAATTGCATCTGCCTGAACCGGATGTTTGGATCACCCGTGCTGGCACTGAACTCCATCACGGTCCTGGTTTAGAGCTCGACCAGGCATGGACGCAGCGCATTAACCAGTGCTGGAGCCGACACGCTGTGCTGAAGGCGATGGAGGATCTTCAGGATCACATCACCCTCCAGGATTCAGATCACCAGGGTGCTTACAAGGTTAGTTATTTGCTGAAAGAAGCTGATCCAGGTCTGCTGAGCTTGGCGCGACAGCGTTTGCGGCGGGATGGGCTACAAGCTCAACCGCATGTGCGTTGTCACTGGTTTCTCGATGTTTTGCCTCAGCGAGCATCTCGCAGCGAAGCCATTCGCTTTCTGGCGATGAGCTGGGGATTGTCGTTGGAACAGGTGATGGTGGTGGCCAGCCAGCAAGGGGATGCTGAGTTGATGGATGGATTGCCAGCCACCGTGGTTCCAGCGGATCATGACCGCTCACTTCAGGTGCCTCACCATCAACCCAGGGTGTACGTCTCGAACCGTTCCAATGTGGCTGCCGTACTGGATGGCCTGAGTCATTACCACTTTTTATCGACGCGCTGA
- a CDS encoding alpha/beta hydrolase family protein: MSPMRHLLIAALTGAALSLVSSPSRALERLVLRLPFLETSVTINLGDVQSTSELIRQSPDLADLQMAGDTRVFELIDKVFLTPLPVETKALLQGSTGQPLLEQALWAATQLVELEGTAPDPSGRMLTDALVAADEIGQPNVLGFLRSMPGEQASIDFSKVAVVANRLKTNLEQGVALVQATEAATVNSALREPLRGGWSREEQRLSVRHRPQPLRLLVLRPTGTDLGRLAVISHGLWDDPESFEGWAEFLAANGYTVLLPDHPGSDLSQQQSMLAGDTPPPGPEELRLRPLDVSALIDAVRNGRLLSGQSIDTNSVAMIGHSWGATTSLQIAGGRPTENKLRTRCVDRKDPERNISWVLQCSWLSGIEQAAAPDPRVKAVVAVSPPLRLLFDPSSSKSLSGKVLLVSGTRDWVVPSGPEAIRPMRDTGAVRTGHRLVLVKGADHFSLRSFRGEDRPALLGPVILAWLNEQLGVESSVLFSAGGWGDSQGQLVDVSSSL, translated from the coding sequence ATGTCACCGATGCGTCACCTCCTGATCGCTGCCCTTACCGGAGCGGCCCTATCGCTTGTTTCCAGTCCGTCCCGAGCTCTGGAACGGCTTGTGTTGCGTCTTCCTTTTTTGGAGACCAGCGTCACGATCAACCTGGGCGATGTTCAGTCGACATCTGAACTGATTCGTCAAAGCCCGGATCTGGCCGACCTTCAGATGGCCGGAGACACTCGCGTGTTTGAGCTGATCGACAAGGTGTTCCTGACCCCGCTTCCTGTGGAAACCAAGGCCTTGTTGCAAGGGTCCACGGGCCAGCCTCTGCTGGAACAAGCTTTGTGGGCGGCAACTCAACTGGTGGAGCTGGAGGGGACTGCTCCAGATCCAAGTGGTCGCATGTTGACGGATGCTCTGGTTGCGGCTGATGAGATTGGTCAGCCGAATGTTCTTGGCTTTTTGAGGTCGATGCCTGGCGAGCAAGCATCGATTGATTTTTCCAAGGTTGCTGTTGTAGCCAATCGGTTAAAAACCAACTTGGAGCAGGGAGTTGCTCTCGTGCAGGCAACGGAGGCTGCAACTGTCAATTCAGCCCTAAGGGAACCACTGCGAGGGGGTTGGAGCCGTGAAGAGCAGCGCCTGTCGGTGCGTCACCGGCCACAGCCGTTACGACTGCTGGTGTTGAGACCCACCGGTACCGACCTCGGCCGATTGGCGGTGATTTCCCATGGTTTGTGGGACGACCCAGAATCGTTTGAGGGTTGGGCCGAATTTCTGGCTGCCAACGGCTACACCGTGCTCTTGCCAGATCATCCAGGTAGTGATTTAAGCCAGCAGCAATCAATGTTGGCGGGCGATACCCCACCGCCAGGCCCTGAAGAATTGCGCCTGCGTCCGTTGGATGTATCTGCTCTTATTGATGCTGTGCGTAATGGCCGCCTGCTTTCAGGACAATCGATCGACACGAATTCTGTGGCCATGATTGGCCACTCCTGGGGCGCGACCACTTCGCTCCAAATTGCTGGCGGTCGCCCTACGGAGAACAAATTGCGGACCCGTTGTGTTGATCGAAAAGACCCTGAACGCAATATCAGTTGGGTGTTGCAATGCAGTTGGCTCTCGGGGATTGAACAAGCTGCCGCTCCTGACCCTCGGGTGAAAGCCGTGGTTGCTGTCAGCCCGCCGTTGCGGTTGCTGTTTGATCCCAGCAGTTCCAAATCATTGAGTGGCAAAGTTTTGTTGGTCAGTGGAACGAGGGATTGGGTGGTTCCCTCGGGTCCTGAAGCGATCAGACCGATGCGTGATACCGGTGCCGTTCGAACAGGTCATCGTCTTGTGTTGGTGAAAGGAGCCGATCACTTCAGCTTGCGCAGTTTTCGTGGAGAAGATCGTCCAGCACTGCTCGGGCCTGTGATTTTGGCCTGGCTGAACGAACAGCTTGGGGTGGAGAGTTCTGTTTTGTTTTCCGCAGGTGGATGGGGCGACAGCCAGGGACAGTTGGTTGACGTGAGTAGCAGCCTCTAA